A window of Methanobrevibacter olleyae contains these coding sequences:
- a CDS encoding glycosyltransferase family 4 protein, translating to MDLTNIIIMFFITFFGTVIFTWFVRKALKDADLSDNPIVSEHRHKAGTPTMGGIAFLFTILLILSLYYKNTDILIISFIMLTGGVMGLLDDLLGLRVKEYQKVVKNISDSAVPIGLLNLGVGEEARITTDKAKQELTSLVEEAKLEIVAEIPIKYEPGEGVKIIVQLLPGLFLALTGVVASCGGFTLGLLAYPVIIIGVLGAINAVNLIDGMDGLAAGIIAIASFACCIYGYIFGNPTALYPFGLLTAICLGFLVFNRYPASIFMGDTGSFVLGTGYAAAAFLTDMPYFAVLALAVPIVSTIISLMHRVHIITLAVEPLHHTLNYKGISEVKIVLSYWLLTVVVCLIGLATKYFIFA from the coding sequence GGATTTAACGAATATTATAATAATGTTTTTTATAACTTTCTTTGGAACTGTTATATTTACTTGGTTTGTAAGGAAAGCTTTAAAGGATGCAGATTTATCTGATAATCCTATTGTAAGTGAACATAGACATAAAGCAGGTACTCCTACAATGGGAGGTATAGCTTTCTTATTTACTATTTTACTTATTCTTTCATTATATTATAAAAACACAGATATTTTAATCATTTCATTTATCATGCTTACTGGTGGAGTAATGGGATTACTTGATGATTTACTAGGTCTTAGAGTAAAAGAATATCAAAAAGTAGTTAAAAATATTAGTGATTCTGCTGTTCCTATAGGTTTGCTGAATTTGGGAGTTGGTGAAGAAGCAAGAATAACTACTGATAAAGCTAAACAAGAACTAACTAGCTTAGTGGAAGAGGCCAAATTAGAAATTGTTGCTGAAATTCCAATTAAATATGAACCTGGTGAAGGAGTAAAAATCATTGTACAATTATTGCCGGGCTTATTCTTAGCTTTAACAGGTGTTGTAGCTAGTTGTGGAGGATTTACTTTAGGTCTTTTAGCATATCCTGTTATAATCATTGGTGTTTTAGGTGCAATTAATGCAGTAAACCTTATTGACGGTATGGATGGTTTAGCTGCAGGTATAATAGCTATTGCATCATTTGCTTGTTGTATTTATGGCTATATATTTGGAAATCCTACAGCACTTTATCCCTTCGGACTTTTAACCGCAATTTGTCTTGGGTTTTTAGTGTTTAATAGATATCCTGCTTCAATATTTATGGGGGATACTGGTTCATTTGTTTTAGGAACAGGTTATGCAGCAGCGGCATTCTTAACTGATATGCCTTACTTTGCTGTACTTGCTTTAGCTGTACCAATTGTATCAACTATTATAAGTTTAATGCACAGGGTTCATATAATTACTTTAGCTGTAGAACCTTTACATCATACCTTAAATTATAAAGGAATATCTGAAGTTAAAATTGTTTTAAGCTATTGGTTGTTAACTGTAGTTGTATGTCTAATTGGTTTAGCTACTAAATACTTTATATTTGCTTAA